In the Tenrec ecaudatus isolate mTenEca1 chromosome 16, mTenEca1.hap1, whole genome shotgun sequence genome, one interval contains:
- the SNRNP35 gene encoding U11/U12 small nuclear ribonucleoprotein 35 kDa protein — protein MNKWMPIAKEYDPLKAGSIDGTDEEPHDRAVWRAMLARYVPNKGVTGDPMLTLFVARLNLQTKEEKLKEVFSRYGDIRRLRLVRDLVTGFSKGYAFIEYKEERSLLNAYRDADGLVIDQHEIFVDYELERTLKGWIPRRLGGGLGGKKESGQLRFGGRDRPFRKPINLPVVKNDLYREGKRERRERSQSRERHWDSRPRDHDRGREKRWQEREAARAWPENDWEREREFREDRPKGREKRDRSKWRPSTKTEDEDRGYS, from the coding sequence ATGAATAAATGGATGCCCATTGCCAAGGAGTACGACCCGCTCAAAGCTGGCAGCATCGATGGCACCGACGAAGAACCCCACGACCGGGCAGTCTGGAGGGCGATGCTGGCCCGTTATGTCCCCAACAAAGGTGTCACAGGAGATCCCATGCTCACCCTGTTTGTGGCCAGACTCAACTTGCAAACCAAAGAGGAGAAACTAAAGGAAGTGTTTTCCCGATACGGTGACATCCGGCGGCTTCGGCTGGTCAGGGACTTGGTCACCGGCTTTTCCAAGGGCTATGCCTTCATAGAATACAAGGAGGAGCGCTCTCTGTTGAATGCTTACAGAGATGCGGACGGTCTGGTCATTGACCAGCATGAGATATTTGTGGACTACGAGCTGGAAAGGACCCTCAAAGGGTGGATTCCCCGGCGGCTCGGAGGAGGGCTCGGAGGGAAAAAGGAATCTGGGCAGCTGAGGTTTGGGGGACGGGACCGGCCTTTTCGAAAACCTATCAATCTGCCTGTTGTTAAGAACGACCTGTACCGAGAGGGGAAACGGGAAAGGAGGGAACGATCACAGTCCCGGGAACGACACTGGGACtccaggccaagggaccatgaCAGGGGCCGGGAGAAGCGGTGGCAGGAGAGAGAGGCAGCCAGGGCTTGGCCTGAAAATGACTGGGAGCGAGAGAGGGAGTTTCGAGAGGACAGGCCCAAGGGCAGGGAGAAGAGGGACAGAAGCAAATGGAGGCCCAGCACTAAAACGGAAGATGAAGACAGAggctactcatag